A single genomic interval of Heterodontus francisci isolate sHetFra1 chromosome 45, sHetFra1.hap1, whole genome shotgun sequence harbors:
- the LOC137356442 gene encoding histone H2A.J-like yields MSGRGKTGGKARSKAKSRSSRAGLQFPVGRVHRFLKKGNYAERVGAGAPVYLAAVLEYLTAEILELAGNAARDNKKTRIIPRHLQLAVRNDEELNRLLGGVTIAQGGVLPNIQAVLLPKKTSAQSTKSK; encoded by the coding sequence atgtctggaagagggaagaccggtggtaaagctcggtccaaggccaagtctcgctcctcccgggctggactgcagttcccggtgggccgtgttcacaggttccttaaaaaggggaactatgctgagcgggtgggtgccggagccccggtctatctggctgctgtgctcgagtatctgacagctgaaatcctcgagctggccggcaacgcggcccgggacaacaagaagacccgcatcatccccagacacctccagctggcagtccgcaacgacgaggagctcaacaggctgctgggaggggtgaccatcgctcagggcggggtgctgcctaatatccaggccgtgctgctgcccaagaaaaccagcgctcagagcaccAAGAGCAAGTGA